Proteins encoded within one genomic window of Gemmatimonadaceae bacterium:
- the fahA gene encoding fumarylacetoacetase has product MPAINETHDPGLRSWVESANDPATGFPIQNLPFGVFSRTGGEPRVGVAIGDQILDVTACLEANLLESDAAFAAAEACRSTTLNELMAADRLSVSGLRLELSRLLRDEESGGPGARATAAVLVPVREARLHVPADIGDYTDFYASIDHATNIGKMFRPDNPLLPNYRHVPIGYHGRASSIVASGAAVRRPLGQTKPADAETPVFGPSKLLDYEAEVGFFVAAGNRLGEPIPIARAEDHIFGFCLVNDWSARDIQAWEYQPLGPFLAKNFATTVSPWVVTAEALAPFRVAARARGGDEPAPLPYLFSPGNEEEGGLALTLDVLLLTERMRAESAEPFRVSRGSLADMYWTPAQMLAHHASNGCNLRPGDLLASGTVSGSSEDSRGCLMERTSRGANPIALPNGEERRFLQDGDEVVLRGCCRRTGFVTIGFGECRGIVEPATEKGY; this is encoded by the coding sequence ATGCCGGCGATCAACGAGACCCACGACCCCGGGCTCCGCTCGTGGGTGGAGTCGGCCAACGATCCCGCGACCGGCTTCCCGATCCAGAATCTTCCCTTCGGCGTCTTCTCCCGCACCGGCGGTGAGCCGCGCGTGGGTGTGGCGATCGGCGACCAGATACTGGACGTGACCGCGTGCCTCGAGGCCAACCTGCTGGAGAGCGACGCCGCGTTCGCGGCCGCCGAAGCGTGCAGGTCCACGACGCTCAACGAACTGATGGCGGCCGACCGCCTATCGGTGTCGGGCCTGCGGCTCGAGCTCAGCCGCCTCCTGCGCGACGAGGAGTCGGGCGGACCCGGCGCGCGCGCGACGGCGGCGGTGCTCGTCCCGGTGCGCGAGGCGCGACTGCACGTTCCCGCCGACATCGGCGACTACACCGACTTCTACGCGTCGATCGACCATGCCACGAACATCGGGAAGATGTTCCGGCCCGACAATCCGCTGCTGCCGAACTACCGGCACGTGCCGATCGGCTATCATGGCCGCGCGTCCTCCATCGTCGCGAGCGGCGCGGCTGTCCGTCGTCCACTCGGCCAGACGAAGCCCGCCGACGCGGAGACGCCGGTGTTCGGTCCGTCGAAGCTGCTGGACTACGAGGCCGAGGTCGGGTTCTTCGTCGCGGCGGGGAACCGGCTGGGCGAGCCGATCCCGATCGCGCGCGCGGAGGACCACATCTTCGGCTTCTGCCTCGTGAACGACTGGTCGGCGCGCGACATCCAGGCATGGGAGTACCAGCCGCTCGGTCCGTTCCTGGCGAAGAATTTCGCGACGACCGTCTCGCCCTGGGTGGTGACGGCCGAAGCGCTCGCGCCGTTCCGCGTCGCGGCGCGCGCCCGCGGTGGAGACGAGCCCGCTCCGCTGCCGTACCTCTTTTCCCCGGGGAACGAAGAGGAGGGAGGTCTGGCACTCACCCTCGATGTATTGCTGCTGACCGAGCGCATGCGCGCCGAGAGCGCGGAGCCGTTCCGTGTGAGCCGGGGCAGTCTCGCCGACATGTACTGGACCCCCGCGCAGATGCTGGCGCACCACGCGAGCAACGGTTGCAACCTGCGGCCGGGTGACCTTCTCGCCAGCGGAACAGTCTCCGGAAGCAGCGAGGATTCCCGCGGCTGTCTCATGGAGCGAACGAGCCGGGGCGCGAATCCCATCGCGCTGCCGAACGGCGAGGAGCGGCGGTTCCTGCAGGACGGAGACGAGGTCGTGCTGCGCGGCTGCTGCAGGCGGACCGGCTTCGTGACGATCGGATTCGGGGAGTGCAGGGGGATCGTGGAGCCGGCGACGGAGAAAGGCTATTAG
- a CDS encoding S41 family peptidase, with amino-acid sequence MSLRKQLLALVIVALACARAPVSTSPAAPAVPIDSALAVATFDTAWTTINRTYYDTAFRGIDWPGVRAELRPRAAGARTVGELRTIIRSMLARMGESHFGLIPAEIVRATADADEDEGDGGAGAGDVGIEIRVVDGAPVVWRVDSAGPAFAAGARTGWVIDSVNGFTVRPAVTAALALPDPRDRNEAFHLAGARLRERLDGDPGTTVNVELVDGMGRHVRLPLTRRSEPGQIARFGNLPPLNVRLTRSRIPAAGGCVGYVAFNIWLTPISAAFDSTMQELSDCRGIVLDLRGNPGGIAGLSMGIAGYFVDTIVPLGMLKTRGNELRLVTNPRTVTFSGRPVRIYDRPLAILVDRQSVSTSEIFAAGMQYLRRARVFGDTTSGQALPALMKRLPNDDVLLHVFSDYTLPDGTRLEVRGVIPDQVEPVTRADLLAGRDAALLSALEWIRSR; translated from the coding sequence ATGTCCCTCCGGAAACAGCTCCTGGCCCTCGTCATCGTCGCGCTGGCCTGTGCTCGCGCGCCGGTGTCCACGTCTCCCGCCGCGCCGGCCGTCCCGATCGATTCCGCGCTCGCGGTCGCCACATTCGATACGGCGTGGACGACGATCAACCGGACTTACTACGACACCGCTTTCCGCGGCATCGATTGGCCGGGAGTGAGAGCCGAGCTGCGCCCGCGCGCCGCCGGAGCCCGCACTGTCGGTGAGCTGCGCACGATCATCCGGTCGATGCTCGCCCGCATGGGCGAGTCGCATTTCGGATTGATTCCCGCCGAGATCGTGAGGGCGACGGCCGACGCGGATGAAGACGAAGGCGACGGTGGCGCGGGTGCCGGAGACGTTGGGATCGAGATCCGGGTCGTCGACGGCGCGCCCGTGGTATGGCGCGTGGACTCGGCGGGACCGGCGTTCGCCGCCGGGGCGCGGACGGGGTGGGTCATCGATTCGGTAAATGGATTCACGGTCCGGCCGGCAGTCACGGCCGCGCTGGCTCTGCCGGATCCGCGCGACAGGAACGAAGCCTTCCACCTCGCCGGCGCGCGGCTGCGGGAGCGGCTCGACGGCGACCCCGGAACTACCGTCAACGTCGAGCTCGTCGACGGGATGGGCCGGCACGTCCGCCTGCCGCTCACGCGCCGCAGCGAGCCCGGCCAGATCGCCCGCTTCGGAAATCTTCCGCCGCTCAATGTGCGGCTCACGCGCTCCCGCATTCCCGCGGCCGGCGGCTGCGTCGGGTACGTCGCTTTCAACATCTGGCTGACGCCGATCAGCGCGGCCTTCGACAGCACGATGCAGGAGCTGTCCGATTGCCGCGGAATCGTGCTGGACCTGCGCGGCAACCCCGGAGGGATCGCCGGGCTCTCGATGGGGATCGCCGGCTATTTCGTGGACACGATAGTGCCCCTGGGGATGCTCAAGACGAGGGGGAACGAGCTGCGCCTCGTGACCAACCCGCGCACGGTGACGTTCAGCGGACGGCCGGTCCGCATCTACGACCGGCCGCTGGCGATTCTGGTCGACCGGCAATCGGTGAGCACCAGCGAGATATTCGCGGCGGGGATGCAATACCTGCGGCGCGCGAGGGTGTTCGGCGACACTACGTCGGGTCAGGCGCTGCCGGCGCTGATGAAGCGGCTGCCCAACGATGACGTGCTGCTGCACGTATTCTCGGATTATACGCTGCCCGACGGAACCAGACTCGAGGTCAGGGGTGTCATTCCGGACCAGGTCGAGCCGGTGACCCGCGCGGATCTCCTGGCCGGGCGGGATGCGGCCCTGTTGTCCGCTCTTGAGTGGATCCGAAGCAGGTGA
- the apaG gene encoding Co2+/Mg2+ efflux protein ApaG, producing MSKEFFYRETLGIRITVRPVYLRDQSDASRNHYVFAYFVRIENVGERPAQLLSRRWLIHDSIGEDTEVVGDGVVGQQPLIAPGQVHEYRSFCVLKSPEGHMEGQYNFMLPDGGEFSAEIPRFVLSASSSSGLPS from the coding sequence ATGTCCAAAGAATTTTTCTACAGAGAGACCCTCGGAATCCGCATCACCGTCCGGCCCGTGTATCTGCGGGACCAGTCGGACGCGTCGCGCAATCATTACGTCTTCGCCTACTTCGTCCGCATCGAGAACGTGGGCGAGCGCCCAGCGCAGCTGCTGTCCCGCCGGTGGCTGATCCACGATTCGATCGGCGAGGACACCGAAGTGGTGGGCGACGGCGTGGTTGGACAGCAGCCGCTCATCGCACCGGGACAGGTGCACGAGTACCGCAGCTTCTGCGTCCTGAAGTCGCCGGAGGGGCACATGGAGGGGCAGTACAATTTCATGCTGCCAGATGGGGGGGAGTTCTCGGCGGAGATTCCGAGGTTTGTGCTCAGTGCGAGCTCGTCGAGTGGGCTGCCGAGTTGA
- a CDS encoding cyclase family protein, whose product MRRIIDISTPVVNGGLIYPGNPAIEITSQQSIAKGASANVSSVVLGSHTGTHVDAAKHFFDDGQTVDQLPLDKLIGRATVLEFADDVMQIGAKELDGQPLEGARRVLLKTRNSALLEQAEFTRNYTFLAPDGAELLAEKGVDLVGIDYLSIEQFRSGHHRTHRTLLERAIVIVEGLQLGGVAPGVYDFICLPLRIAGIDGAPARAVLLEIDAK is encoded by the coding sequence ATGCGCCGAATAATTGACATCTCCACGCCGGTGGTTAACGGCGGCCTGATTTATCCCGGCAACCCCGCGATCGAGATTACGTCGCAGCAATCAATTGCAAAGGGCGCTTCCGCCAACGTCAGTTCCGTAGTTCTCGGATCTCATACGGGTACCCACGTCGACGCCGCGAAGCACTTCTTCGACGACGGTCAGACCGTGGACCAACTGCCGCTGGACAAGCTCATCGGGCGGGCGACGGTGCTCGAATTCGCCGACGACGTCATGCAGATCGGCGCGAAAGAGCTGGACGGGCAGCCGCTCGAGGGCGCGCGGCGCGTGCTGCTCAAGACCCGCAACTCCGCGCTGCTCGAGCAGGCGGAGTTCACGCGCAACTATACGTTTCTCGCCCCGGACGGCGCGGAGCTGCTCGCGGAGAAGGGTGTCGACCTCGTGGGCATCGACTATTTATCGATAGAGCAGTTCCGCTCGGGCCATCACCGCACGCATCGCACGCTGCTGGAGCGCGCGATCGTGATCGTCGAGGGGCTGCAGCTCGGAGGAGTGGCGCCCGGCGTTTACGACTTCATCTGCCTGCCGCTCAGGATCGCGGGCATAGACGGTGCACCAGCGAGAGCGGTACTGCTGGAGATCGACGCGAAGTAA